From one Malus sylvestris chromosome 1, drMalSylv7.2, whole genome shotgun sequence genomic stretch:
- the LOC126631386 gene encoding uncharacterized protein LOC126631386, translating into MAVSIPIVAIVTSLHLIAFIFAVGTERRRSTAKIVPDEYDERTYCVYGTDASTVYGLAAFGLLAVSQTVLNVVTRCLCCGKGLVTGSSTTWTVFFFVFSWTTFLGAEACLLAGSAKNAYHTKYRGIFKVDDLSCATLRKGMFAAGTVLTLLSLAGSSLYYWAHSKADTGETESVFSDQGRGRIEDFILSLPFPDHPCSSSSSSQASSQGPQDTP; encoded by the coding sequence ATGGCAGTCTCGATACCCATAGTCGCCATCGTTACCTCCCTCCATCTCATCGCCTTCATCTTCGCCGTCGGCACCGAACGACGCCGTAGCACGGCAAAGATAGTGCCCGATGAGTACGACGAGCGTACCTACTGCGTGTACGGCACGGATGCCTCCACGGTGTACGGACTAGCGGCGTTTGGGCTGCTTGCCGTCAGCCAGACGGTGCTTAACGTCGTCACCAGGTGTCTCTGCTGCGGCAAAGGTCTAGTCACTGGCTCCTCCACCACTTGGAccgtcttcttcttcgtcttctcctggACAACCTTTTTGGGAGCGGAGGCGTGCTTGTTGGCTGGGTCGGCAAAGAATGCATACCACACCAAGTACCGGGGAATCTTCAAAGTAGATGACTTGTCCTGTGCTACTCTGCGCAAGGGCATGTTTGCCGCCGGCACTGTTCTTACGCTGTTGTCACTGGCAGGGTCAAGCCTTTACTACTGGGCGCATTCCAAAGCTGATACTGGAGAAACGGAGAGTGTTTTCTCAGATCAAGGGCGAGGTCGGATTGAAGATTTTATCCTGTCTTTGCCGTTCCCCGACCATCCATGCTCATCATCATCGTCCTCTCAAGCCTCCTCGCAAGGTCCCCAAGACACCCCATAA